The Actinomycetota bacterium genome window below encodes:
- a CDS encoding DUF1156 domain-containing protein, which produces MADLTRVVRRLIETNEMPIRVISEHARKDQNVKKGHLHTLHVWWATRPLAACRAVLMATLLPDPADERCPEAFRRDAREALRPFTGRDLSDPVALRQALLDFIGHFAAWENSTNRTFVETTRRLVRAAHPEGPPLVVDPFAGIGSIPFEALRIGADAFAGDLNPVAVLLNKVALEYLPTYGQRLAEAVRKWGQWVRERATEELGEFYPREPDGSIPLAYLWARTIRCEGPGCGAEVPLVGLLWLSRREKQRVALRYRGDKERKQVVFEIFEPKAESEVQRPIVKRFSATCPVCGYTTPYKQVREQIRAQRGGTYDARLIAVITLRPDGSRGFRLATERDREVAQKAAKELARRQAQHPGPFPLVPDEPLPPEGALGFRVNLYGMKTWGDLFTPRQALALSTFVRLVREAHGKVLQESGDPDFARAVATCLAVVVSNVSHYCASLSYYHPFYGMRSSFGGNGFPMKADFAEGNLLTPKLVGGFEYAMEQVAQVLEREVSQGFRPGTVRQGSATAIPLPDQSVPYVVTDPPYYDAVPYASLSDFCYVWLKRMVGDLHPDLFRLPLTPKAEECILDPGPPPPGEPEKTKEFFETTMERALAECRRVLQPDGVAVVLFAHKGTAGWEALLNALVRAGWTVTASWPIETERGARMRAKNSAVLASSVFLVCRPRPENAGVGEWRQVLMELNRRVAEWLPRLEQEGIHGADAIFSCIGPALEVYSRYERVETAGGQVIPLGDVRDGKGQVAQRGYLSYVWEAVAREALKVIFAEADPTGFEEDARLTAVWLWTLRAKANGAVSEEAEEEMPEEEEAEEAVQKKPSGYALPYDDARLIIQALGAHEDRLKRPGGILEVKGDAARLLPVAERRRFLLGDRPALPASGRSRRGQRRLFEEMVPEPEEGVTVEPGQSTLDRLHQAMLLFAEGRSEALRRFLVDEGVGRDGRFWRLADALSKLYPSASQEKRWVDGVLARKKVLGL; this is translated from the coding sequence ATGGCAGACCTAACCCGTGTAGTGCGCCGCCTTATAGAAACTAATGAGATGCCCATCCGGGTGATCTCCGAGCACGCCCGCAAGGACCAGAACGTGAAGAAGGGGCATTTGCACACCCTCCATGTGTGGTGGGCCACGCGGCCCCTGGCCGCCTGCAGGGCGGTGCTAATGGCCACGCTCCTGCCCGATCCCGCGGACGAGCGCTGCCCGGAAGCGTTCCGCCGGGACGCCCGGGAAGCCTTGAGGCCGTTCACCGGTCGGGATCTTTCCGACCCAGTGGCGCTGCGGCAAGCACTCTTGGATTTCATCGGCCATTTCGCCGCCTGGGAGAACTCCACCAACCGGACCTTTGTGGAGACCACCCGCCGGTTGGTCCGCGCGGCCCATCCGGAGGGCCCGCCCCTAGTGGTGGACCCGTTCGCCGGCATCGGCTCCATCCCCTTCGAGGCCCTGCGCATCGGGGCCGACGCCTTTGCGGGCGATCTCAACCCCGTGGCGGTGCTGCTCAACAAAGTGGCCCTGGAGTATCTTCCTACTTACGGCCAGCGGCTGGCCGAAGCCGTCCGCAAGTGGGGCCAGTGGGTGCGGGAGCGGGCGACCGAAGAACTGGGCGAGTTCTACCCCAGGGAGCCCGACGGCTCGATCCCTCTGGCCTATCTCTGGGCGCGGACGATCCGCTGCGAAGGCCCGGGCTGCGGCGCCGAGGTGCCCCTGGTGGGGCTTCTGTGGCTCTCCCGCAGGGAGAAGCAGCGGGTGGCCCTGCGCTATCGGGGGGATAAAGAGCGAAAGCAGGTCGTCTTTGAAATCTTTGAGCCCAAGGCGGAAAGCGAAGTGCAGAGGCCTATCGTGAAGCGCTTTTCCGCCACCTGCCCGGTGTGCGGCTACACTACGCCTTATAAGCAGGTGCGCGAGCAAATCCGCGCCCAGCGCGGCGGCACATACGATGCCCGTCTCATTGCCGTCATCACCCTGCGCCCGGACGGCTCCCGCGGCTTTCGGTTGGCTACCGAGCGCGACCGGGAGGTCGCCCAGAAAGCCGCCAAGGAACTGGCCCGCCGCCAAGCCCAGCACCCGGGACCGTTCCCCCTCGTGCCGGATGAGCCTTTGCCCCCCGAGGGAGCGCTCGGTTTTCGCGTCAACCTTTACGGCATGAAGACCTGGGGCGACCTCTTCACCCCGCGGCAGGCGCTGGCGCTTTCCACCTTCGTCCGTCTGGTGCGGGAGGCGCACGGCAAGGTCTTGCAGGAGAGCGGCGACCCCGACTTCGCCCGCGCCGTGGCGACCTGTTTGGCGGTGGTGGTGAGTAACGTTAGTCACTATTGCGCTAGTCTTTCTTACTACCATCCATTCTATGGTATGCGTTCATCGTTCGGCGGGAACGGATTCCCCATGAAAGCTGATTTTGCAGAAGGTAATTTACTGACGCCCAAACTGGTGGGCGGATTTGAATATGCCATGGAGCAGGTGGCCCAGGTGCTGGAGCGGGAAGTCTCTCAAGGCTTTCGGCCCGGCACCGTCCGGCAGGGATCGGCCACCGCCATCCCCCTTCCTGACCAGTCGGTGCCCTACGTGGTTACCGATCCGCCCTACTACGATGCGGTGCCCTATGCGTCTCTTTCGGATTTCTGCTACGTATGGCTCAAACGGATGGTAGGAGACCTTCATCCAGACCTCTTCCGCCTGCCGCTCACGCCCAAAGCCGAAGAGTGCATCCTGGATCCCGGCCCGCCACCCCCGGGCGAGCCGGAGAAGACCAAGGAGTTCTTTGAAACAACCATGGAGCGGGCCCTGGCCGAATGCCGCCGGGTGCTTCAGCCCGACGGCGTGGCGGTGGTGCTCTTTGCCCACAAGGGCACGGCCGGCTGGGAGGCCCTGCTGAACGCCCTGGTCCGGGCAGGCTGGACGGTCACCGCCTCCTGGCCCATTGAAACTGAGCGGGGTGCCCGGATGCGGGCCAAGAACTCCGCCGTGCTGGCCTCCTCGGTTTTTTTGGTCTGCCGCCCCCGGCCCGAGAACGCCGGCGTAGGCGAATGGCGGCAGGTGCTCATGGAACTTAACCGGCGCGTCGCGGAGTGGCTTCCCCGCCTGGAACAAGAGGGGATTCACGGGGCGGACGCCATCTTCTCCTGTATTGGGCCGGCCCTGGAGGTCTACAGCCGCTACGAGCGGGTGGAGACGGCGGGCGGACAGGTGATCCCGCTGGGGGATGTGCGCGACGGCAAGGGCCAAGTCGCCCAGCGGGGGTATCTCTCCTATGTGTGGGAAGCGGTGGCCCGGGAGGCGCTCAAGGTCATCTTTGCCGAAGCCGACCCCACGGGATTTGAAGAGGATGCGCGCCTGACCGCCGTGTGGCTCTGGACCCTCCGCGCCAAGGCCAACGGCGCCGTCTCTGAAGAAGCGGAGGAAGAGATGCCGGAGGAAGAGGAAGCCGAGGAGGCGGTTCAAAAGAAGCCCTCCGGCTACGCCCTGCCCTACGACGACGCCCGGCTCATCATCCAGGCGTTGGGCGCCCACGAGGATCGGCTCAAGCGCCCGGGCGGCATCCTGGAGGTGAAGGGCGACGCGGCTCGCCTCCTTCCGGTGGCCGAGCGGCGGCGCTTCCTCCTCGGGGACCGTCCCGCCCTCCCCGCTTCCGGCCGTTCGCGGAGGGGACAGCGACGCCTCTTTGAGGAGATGGTACCAGAGCCCGAAGAAGGCGTGACGGTAGAGCCGGGCCAGTCCACGTTGGACCGTCTCCATCAGGCGATGCTTCTCTTCGCCGAGGGGCGCAGCGAGGCCCTGCGCCGGTTCCTGGTGGACGAGGGTGTCGGCCGCGACGGGCGGTTCTGGCGGCTGGCGGACGCGCTGTCAAAGCTATATCCTTCCGCCTCCCAGGAGAAGCGCTGGGTGGATGGAGTGCTGGCCCGGAAGAAGGTGCTGGGATTATGA
- the cmr4 gene encoding type III-B CRISPR module RAMP protein Cmr4, with the protein MASYKKFLQVGLALDPIHAGTGGARIVRVDLTIVRDPVTQLPKIPGSSLAGVYRTYVAMAETEANPNRQVNGKAWPYYPHCAGLGQARDNYLGHCGQPDCPVCTVFGFARGKDQAGGFAGLAAFTDAHVLLFPVPTRQGPHWVTCPMVLQWVGLEVKDVEKDAVYRQDASGNPLNLGWLLLPVCQCAEMSNIKERLQGLKVPDYILNHLALVPDRLFAHIVNSNLEVRTSVSIDPTTGAAEERALFSYEALPRTTVLAWEIIAKNPAHFNISGQQITAVSDPQSVHGVAAQAHLYLEHLGIGGMGTRGMGRLRVVYSEQSPSNRQPGSGQTTSSISQGGGQS; encoded by the coding sequence ATGGCAAGTTACAAAAAGTTTCTCCAGGTTGGCTTGGCACTGGACCCCATCCACGCGGGGACCGGCGGCGCCCGCATCGTCCGGGTGGACCTGACCATCGTCCGCGACCCGGTCACCCAGTTGCCCAAGATTCCAGGCTCCAGCTTGGCGGGGGTGTACCGGACCTACGTGGCGATGGCGGAAACTGAGGCGAACCCGAACCGCCAGGTGAATGGAAAAGCATGGCCCTATTATCCCCATTGTGCTGGCCTGGGACAGGCCCGAGATAATTACCTCGGCCACTGTGGCCAACCCGATTGCCCCGTCTGCACCGTCTTCGGCTTCGCCCGGGGCAAAGATCAAGCCGGGGGCTTCGCCGGACTGGCTGCCTTTACGGATGCCCACGTGCTCCTCTTTCCCGTGCCCACCCGCCAGGGGCCCCATTGGGTAACCTGTCCTATGGTGCTCCAATGGGTTGGGCTAGAGGTCAAAGATGTGGAAAAAGACGCGGTTTACCGGCAAGACGCCTCTGGCAACCCGCTCAACCTCGGCTGGCTGCTGCTGCCGGTGTGTCAGTGCGCTGAAATGTCTAATATAAAGGAACGCCTTCAGGGCTTGAAGGTGCCCGATTACATCCTCAACCACCTCGCCCTGGTGCCGGACCGCTTGTTTGCCCACATCGTCAACAGCAACCTGGAGGTGCGCACCTCCGTCTCCATCGACCCGACAACCGGCGCAGCCGAGGAAAGGGCGCTTTTCTCCTACGAAGCGCTGCCGCGCACAACGGTGCTGGCTTGGGAAATCATCGCCAAAAACCCTGCTCACTTCAATATCAGCGGGCAGCAAATCACGGCGGTGTCCGATCCTCAGAGTGTCCATGGGGTCGCCGCCCAGGCCCATCTCTACCTGGAACACCTGGGTATTGGCGGAATGGGCACGCGGGGGATGGGGCGTTTGAGGGTGGTCTACTCTGAGCAGTCACCAAGTAACCGCCAACCCGGTTCAGGACAGACGACATCGTCCATCAGCCAAGGGGGAGGGCAGTCATGA
- a CDS encoding RAMP superfamily CRISPR-associated protein — protein MTWDYYAWLTCRGHGEETPTAWALSSGFVDHLSKCFLEAEIERLEAEEANNRERRRQAEDKKTILRKMYMQKASCRFPIKLYPQFHQIDFAPLSSWAWLGLQVDFELLTPWYSKDDRVFHVMDNPVRKDRVFGVPFMAGSSWKGMLRWACRVQAGLREHLEQHNGKLDDWRDPDWILHLFGNEKDEEENFHQGALVFYPTWFDKIGFEVINPHSRERRAGTQPVYYEVVPPGAKGTLYLLYAPWPGMKPGADPKDVPPRLLEAIEALLTTYGISAKRTVGWGTAKILKWRVYRKGKEPQEATREEWEREASEKGRGFWRFFWERKVLPLLKEGCAP, from the coding sequence ATGACTTGGGATTACTATGCTTGGTTAACCTGTCGTGGCCATGGCGAGGAAACACCAACTGCGTGGGCATTAAGCAGCGGCTTCGTGGACCATCTTTCCAAGTGTTTCCTGGAAGCAGAGATTGAACGTTTGGAAGCTGAAGAGGCAAATAACAGAGAAAGACGCAGACAAGCCGAGGATAAGAAAACCATTCTCCGCAAGATGTACATGCAGAAAGCGTCGTGTAGATTTCCTATCAAATTGTATCCACAATTCCACCAGATTGACTTTGCGCCTCTCTCTTCTTGGGCATGGCTGGGCCTTCAGGTAGACTTCGAACTCCTCACCCCATGGTACTCCAAAGACGACCGCGTGTTTCACGTGATGGACAACCCGGTGCGCAAAGATCGGGTGTTCGGTGTGCCCTTTATGGCGGGTTCATCCTGGAAAGGCATGCTCCGCTGGGCCTGTCGGGTGCAAGCGGGTTTGCGGGAGCACCTGGAGCAACACAACGGAAAACTGGATGATTGGCGGGACCCGGATTGGATCCTGCACCTCTTCGGCAACGAAAAGGACGAAGAGGAGAATTTCCACCAGGGCGCGCTGGTTTTCTATCCTACGTGGTTTGACAAGATCGGCTTTGAGGTTATCAACCCCCACAGCCGGGAGCGCCGCGCCGGCACCCAGCCCGTCTACTACGAGGTGGTGCCCCCCGGCGCAAAGGGCACGCTTTATCTCCTCTATGCTCCCTGGCCCGGCATGAAACCTGGTGCCGATCCCAAAGACGTTCCGCCAAGATTGCTGGAGGCCATCGAGGCCCTGCTCACCACCTACGGCATTTCGGCCAAGCGCACCGTGGGCTGGGGCACGGCGAAGATTCTTAAGTGGCGGGTGTATCGGAAAGGCAAGGAGCCTCAGGAGGCCACTCGAGAAGAGTGGGAAAGGGAAGCGTCTGAAAAAGGACGCGGATTTTGGCGCTTCTTCTGGGAGCGAAAGGTTTTACCTCTGCTTAAGGAGGGATGTGCCCCATGA
- the cmr1 gene encoding type III-B CRISPR module RAMP protein Cmr1, whose protein sequence is MGNNMEPKEWRLTALTDIWTGDAQGKPGRLIPTGLRGSIRWWFEVLVRGLGGKVCDPTVDGVRCPDKNVKNPYDPGHHCVVCELFGCTGWARKFRLMVLDQEGPVIQKQIKAGRTFTLHFIPLRSISDEEWCLLDATLRLIANYGALGGRTVFKPTDELNRQGEDYHRDFGLIRIKPVISGVRAYTGDELSRYVDYSHWRRVDHDDFAWASLDNFWCVKGRYLARQDPDNSTFNQIIGREQAKGRSQRLAQETPVNRWLAGRQQESKKVFSFKHPEEGRRTFGFVKPGLVEFDEMKRRLGQVWSPFNPDAEFITKDQILSELFSQGGNV, encoded by the coding sequence ATGGGGAACAACATGGAACCTAAAGAATGGCGTCTTACTGCATTGACCGACATATGGACGGGCGATGCGCAAGGGAAGCCAGGTCGCTTGATTCCAACCGGGCTGAGAGGTTCCATCCGCTGGTGGTTCGAAGTGCTGGTGCGGGGGTTAGGCGGCAAGGTATGCGATCCCACGGTGGATGGCGTGCGCTGTCCGGATAAGAATGTTAAAAATCCTTACGATCCCGGTCACCATTGCGTGGTGTGCGAACTTTTTGGCTGCACCGGGTGGGCGCGCAAATTTCGGCTGATGGTTCTGGACCAAGAAGGCCCGGTCATCCAAAAACAGATTAAAGCCGGCCGTACATTTACCCTTCATTTCATCCCCTTGCGGTCCATCTCCGACGAGGAGTGGTGCCTCCTGGACGCCACCCTCCGCCTGATCGCCAACTACGGCGCCCTCGGAGGCCGCACCGTGTTCAAGCCCACCGATGAGCTCAATCGGCAGGGTGAAGACTATCATAGAGATTTTGGATTGATCCGGATTAAACCAGTTATTTCGGGGGTTCGTGCGTATACGGGGGATGAGCTCAGCCGGTATGTTGACTACTCACATTGGCGCCGTGTAGATCACGATGACTTTGCTTGGGCTTCGCTTGACAACTTCTGGTGCGTGAAGGGACGGTACCTGGCGAGACAGGATCCTGATAACAGCACGTTCAACCAGATTATTGGCAGAGAACAAGCAAAGGGTCGATCTCAGCGACTTGCGCAAGAGACACCTGTAAACCGCTGGCTTGCCGGTCGTCAGCAGGAAAGCAAGAAGGTTTTCAGTTTCAAACATCCCGAAGAAGGTCGGCGCACGTTCGGTTTTGTAAAACCAGGTTTAGTGGAATTTGATGAGATGAAGCGCCGCCTCGGACAGGTGTGGTCGCCTTTTAATCCAGATGCGGAATTTATCACAAAGGATCAAATCCTGAGTGAACTCTTTTCGCAGGGGGGAAACGTATGA
- a CDS encoding CRISPR-associated protein Csx11, with amino-acid sequence MSSTFTPAETLSLHRPLLLAMEAIGWFHMAGKARAEFLRHHGGEDNGYDERCWHTLETPPFPWDDLLGWVKQRFSGGNLKDAWPESFVLFTEKHGGRGAQDRGLLGLLQAGHAMASGIEKQSYPDHTIRYLNQTIPHMWLSSPWGHPKRNLLADSPEILTPHGWRQLVAEIRRVLEELKDLGTKHVQDVALWHRWREQAIGPDSFIRRAFLATLAETRLPNNDVTLWDQSYVAAALFKSAVAGALLDSSFPWRTDGSIKQKTRWRLLTVAIGTEHYEARAVKIGDWTGAQGAIEGFFRRVAQLVEVDLAVGSLLYRDDSVAVFSFPGERFDEEEQERQKPNRQNFKFDDKNFASWLDDWKNWLQNQVEAIAHDLNLETPPFVRLSGPTRSLVPLVKERREALRRTAVPVHKAWNVNWTVPAESKGHVCPVCRVRLNGDPTNKGTPCQVCWERRHHRRDDWLQGHLGNDTIWFEEVADANGRLALLTFQLDVEPWLNGERVDSLRAQAIPEWRRFNPVLFGQLKPIDLQRPFEWLRSYITDKLHSYDKNDPVLKSLHEGYQHENKWEDFYKKIVEDRADAPEWDIQNDDQRAAWLAHQLFRKLPSPGRVYRFWREAEEFFTDLLREFRQIAARSDNPWRVRRLLLIPEDKSGWQDLTLYDGRWQGRQISLVYVESLGGVVTASNLSRLLRPEQPKETLKEEGEAILLEEEDRFGHRVEMKVKDVRELDAPYAHLSIYAPVIPLALSPLRFRVIVSLEVASECVDLAIQWWQKRFAGVWDRLPLRVGVIAFPRLVPYQAVVEAVRNVEDELAASEKTWQVQEKKTWWVQEVERRDGVVALRLRRPDGRETLRIIPVRMPDGREDVFYPYVAVEDRSLRFPRDFRHPEGQVYRHVADLRFGDGLRVTPARVATLFLESTDQRFERLDVHYLEDWTWMREVWVLLQRVAPSQTAVQRLRGELARLERDWQSTDGRLAAPPDVWRDTLRAMLAHHLEVQGAALDALTEAAVDVLLQWALDWHITALKESV; translated from the coding sequence ATGAGCAGCACATTCACCCCAGCCGAAACCCTGAGCCTGCATCGTCCTCTGCTTCTGGCCATGGAAGCCATCGGCTGGTTCCACATGGCCGGCAAGGCGCGGGCTGAGTTCCTACGCCACCACGGCGGCGAAGACAACGGCTACGACGAGCGCTGCTGGCACACGTTGGAAACGCCACCTTTTCCCTGGGATGACCTGCTGGGGTGGGTAAAGCAGCGCTTTAGCGGCGGCAATCTCAAAGACGCCTGGCCAGAGTCCTTTGTTTTGTTTACCGAAAAGCACGGAGGCCGCGGGGCGCAGGACCGCGGCCTACTGGGCCTGCTGCAGGCTGGCCACGCAATGGCCTCGGGGATAGAAAAGCAATCCTATCCTGACCACACCATTCGTTACTTAAACCAGACCATCCCCCACATGTGGCTCTCCTCCCCCTGGGGCCACCCCAAGCGAAACCTTTTGGCCGATTCGCCGGAAATTCTGACACCTCACGGGTGGCGTCAGCTTGTGGCGGAGATTCGCCGCGTACTGGAGGAACTGAAAGATCTTGGCACGAAGCACGTGCAAGATGTGGCCTTGTGGCACCGCTGGCGGGAGCAGGCCATCGGTCCAGATTCCTTTATCCGCCGTGCCTTTCTCGCCACCCTCGCTGAGACGCGCCTGCCCAACAACGATGTGACCCTCTGGGACCAGTCCTATGTGGCTGCCGCGCTGTTCAAGAGCGCAGTGGCAGGGGCGTTGCTGGATAGTAGTTTTCCATGGAGGACAGACGGAAGCATCAAGCAGAAAACCCGTTGGCGCCTGCTGACCGTGGCCATCGGCACCGAGCACTACGAGGCGCGGGCGGTGAAAATCGGTGACTGGACGGGCGCGCAGGGCGCGATCGAGGGGTTCTTCCGCCGCGTGGCCCAGCTGGTAGAGGTGGATCTGGCCGTGGGATCGCTGCTCTACCGGGACGACTCCGTAGCTGTGTTTTCGTTCCCCGGCGAGCGGTTTGACGAGGAAGAGCAGGAACGTCAAAAACCAAATAGACAGAACTTCAAATTTGATGACAAAAACTTCGCTTCATGGCTTGATGACTGGAAAAACTGGCTACAAAACCAGGTCGAAGCGATCGCCCACGATCTGAACCTGGAAACCCCGCCCTTTGTGCGCTTGAGCGGACCCACCCGGTCGCTGGTGCCCCTGGTGAAAGAACGCAGGGAAGCCTTGCGCAGGACTGCCGTTCCCGTGCATAAGGCCTGGAATGTGAACTGGACGGTCCCTGCTGAGTCCAAGGGCCATGTCTGCCCCGTGTGTCGGGTGCGCCTGAACGGCGACCCTACCAACAAGGGCACACCTTGCCAAGTATGTTGGGAACGCCGCCACCACCGCCGCGACGATTGGCTTCAAGGTCACCTGGGCAATGACACCATTTGGTTTGAGGAGGTAGCCGACGCCAACGGCCGCCTGGCACTACTCACTTTCCAGCTGGACGTTGAACCATGGCTGAACGGCGAGCGGGTGGACAGCCTCAGGGCACAGGCTATTCCAGAGTGGCGACGATTCAACCCGGTTTTATTCGGTCAACTCAAGCCGATCGATCTACAAAGGCCCTTCGAATGGCTGCGAAGCTATATTACCGATAAGCTACATTCTTACGATAAAAATGACCCAGTACTCAAAAGCCTGCACGAAGGTTATCAGCATGAGAACAAGTGGGAGGATTTTTACAAAAAGATCGTTGAAGATCGCGCCGATGCCCCTGAGTGGGACATCCAGAACGACGACCAGCGCGCTGCCTGGCTAGCCCATCAGCTCTTTCGCAAACTCCCCTCTCCCGGCCGGGTCTACCGTTTCTGGCGAGAGGCGGAGGAGTTTTTCACCGACCTGTTGCGGGAGTTCCGCCAGATCGCGGCCCGCAGCGACAACCCATGGCGGGTGCGCCGTCTTCTGCTCATCCCTGAGGACAAAAGTGGATGGCAAGACCTCACCCTTTACGACGGTCGCTGGCAGGGGAGGCAGATCAGCCTGGTCTATGTGGAAAGTCTGGGCGGGGTTGTGACGGCCTCGAACCTCTCTCGCTTACTTCGGCCGGAGCAACCGAAAGAGACGTTGAAGGAAGAGGGGGAGGCCATTCTCCTCGAGGAGGAAGACCGCTTTGGGCACAGGGTTGAGATGAAAGTAAAAGACGTCCGTGAGCTTGATGCGCCATACGCTCACTTGAGCATCTATGCGCCGGTGATCCCCTTGGCGCTCTCACCCCTGCGCTTCCGCGTCATCGTGTCTTTGGAGGTGGCATCCGAGTGCGTGGACCTGGCCATCCAGTGGTGGCAGAAACGCTTCGCCGGCGTGTGGGACCGCCTGCCCTTGCGGGTAGGGGTGATTGCTTTTCCACGCCTGGTGCCCTATCAGGCCGTGGTAGAGGCCGTGCGGAACGTGGAAGACGAACTGGCTGCCTCTGAGAAGACCTGGCAGGTGCAGGAAAAGAAGACCTGGTGGGTGCAGGAAGTGGAACGGCGGGACGGAGTGGTTGCCCTCCGCCTGCGCCGGCCGGACGGTCGGGAGACCCTTCGGATCATTCCGGTGAGGATGCCCGATGGCCGGGAGGATGTGTTCTATCCGTATGTTGCGGTTGAGGACCGCTCCCTGCGCTTTCCTCGCGATTTCCGCCACCCCGAAGGCCAGGTTTACCGCCACGTGGCCGACCTGCGCTTCGGGGATGGCCTTCGGGTGACGCCGGCGCGGGTGGCCACGCTCTTTCTGGAAAGCACCGACCAGCGGTTTGAAAGGCTGGATGTGCATTATTTGGAAGACTGGACGTGGATGCGGGAGGTTTGGGTGCTTCTGCAACGGGTGGCGCCTAGCCAAACGGCGGTGCAGCGCTTGCGGGGCGAACTGGCCCGGCTGGAGCGGGATTGGCAATCGACAGACGGCCGTCTGGCTGCTCCACCGGATGTGTGGCGGGATACCCTCCGGGCTATGCTTGCCCATCATTTAGAAGTGCAGGGAGCGGCGTTGGATGCCCTAACCGAAGCCGCCGTTGATGTCCTGCTTCAGTGGGCTTTGGATTGGCATATCACCGCACTGAAAGAAAGCGTGTAA